A genomic stretch from Scatophagus argus isolate fScaArg1 chromosome 19, fScaArg1.pri, whole genome shotgun sequence includes:
- the ppp2r5a gene encoding serine/threonine-protein phosphatase 2A 56 kDa regulatory subunit alpha isoform, whose protein sequence is MSAISASEKVDGFTRKSMRKAQKQRKSQGSSQYRTQSAPVELSPLPQLKDAPATEQQELFTQKLQQCCVVFDFLDSVTDLKNKEIKRATLNELVDYVSTNRGVLVEAAYPEITDMISTNIFRTLPPSENPDFDPEEDEPTLEASWPHIQLVYEFLLRFLENPDFQPSIAKRYIDQKFVLQLLELFDSEDPRERDFLKTILHRIYGKFLGLRAFIRKQINNIFLRFIYETEHFNGVAELLEILGSIINGFALPLKAEHKQFLMKVLIPLHTAKALSLFHAQLAYCVVQFLEKDPTLTEPVIRGLLKFWPKTCSQKEVMFLGEIEEILDVIEPTQFKKIQEPLFRQISKCVANPHFQVAERALYFWNNEYILSLIEENINKILPIMFGSLYRISKEHWNPTIVALVYNVLKTLMEMNCTLFDELTSSYKANRQMEKKKEQERDELWKKLEELRLSNTTLVQNNSHGLLNVQNNNNNNNNISSSNDTQDMSVDVATVTTDNNNPDVSVAASENSPCAK, encoded by the exons ATGCCCCCGCCACGGAACAGCAGGAACTGTTCACCCAGAAACTCCAGCAGTGCTGCGTAGTCTTTGACTTTCTGGACTCGGTGACGGACCTCAAGAACAAGGAGATCAAGAGGGCAACACTTAATGAGCTCGTGGACTACGTTTCCACCAACAGAGGGGTTCTGGTGGAAGCTGCGTACCCAGAAATCACTGATATG aTCAGTACCAATATATTCAGGACTCTTCCACCAAGTGAAAACCCTGATTTTGACCCAGAGGAGGATGAACCCACTCTAGAGGCTTCTTGGCCTCACATCCAA CTGGTCTATGAGTTTCTCCTGCGCTTTCTAGAGAATCCAGACTTCCAGCCCAGCATTGCAAAGCGCTACATTGATCAGAAATTTGTTCTGCAG CTTCTGGAGCTGTTCGACAGCGAGGACCCGAGGGAGAGGGACTTCCTGAAGACCATCCTGCATCGGATTTATGGAAAGTTCCTGGGGTTGCGGGCCTTCATCAGGAAGCAGATCAACAACATTTTCTTGCG gttCATCTATGAAACTGAGCACTTCAACGGAGTTGCTGAGCTGCTAGAAATCCTGGGAAG CATCATCAATGGATTTGCCTTGCCCCTGAAGGCTGAGCACAAGCAGTTCCTTATGAAGGTGCTCATCCCGTTACACACAGCGAAAGCGTTGTCTCTTTTCCATGCGCAG ctGGCCTACTGTGTGGTCCAGTTCCTGGAGAAGGATCCTACACTCACTGAACCg GTGATTCGCGGGCTGCTGAAGTTCTGGCCTAAAACCTGTAGCCAGAAAGAG GTGATGTTCCTGGGTGAAATCGAGGAAATTCTGGATGTCATTGAGCCGACGCAGTTCAAGAAAATCCAGGAGCCGTTGTTCAGACAGATTTCTAAATGTGTGGCCAATCCACACTTTCAG GTAGCAGAGCGTGCTCTGTACTTCTGGAACAACGAGTACATTCTCAGCCTCATCGAGGAGAACATCAACAAGATCCTTCCCATCATGTTCGGTAGCCTGTACAGAATCTCCAAAGAGCACTGGAATCC GACGATCGTCGCTCTGGTCTACAACGTGCTGAAGACGTTGATGGAGATGAACTGCACGCTGTTCGATGAGTTGACTTCCTCTTATAAAGCAAACAGGCAAAT ggagaagaagaaggagcaggagagggatGAGCTGtggaagaagctggaggagttGAGGCTCAGCAACACCACTCTGGTCCAAAACAACAGCCACGGGCTCCTGAATGtccagaacaacaacaacaacaacaacaacatcagtaGTAGTAATGACACCCAGGATATGAGCGTCGATGTTGCTACGGTcaccacagacaacaacaatCCCGACGTCAGCGTGGCAGCCAGTGAGAACAGCCCGTGTGCCAAATGA